One window from the genome of Flavobacterium agricola encodes:
- a CDS encoding SAM hydrolase/SAM-dependent halogenase family protein, protein MNAIITLTTDFGHKDHYVGAVKGRLLSENRDFIIVDISHDIDLFNVQEASYVIESAYANFPKGTVHVIGVDCEKTAFNRHVVMLWQDQYFIAADNGVLSFLTHKYQPEKLYEINIHHRYDEDTSAMDILLIVASHLAKGGNLDVIGRPIKALKEIIVPQANVAADNSALYGQVIYTDNYGNCITNITKNQVRDVAKGRDFYVSFGTKKIGRIHKNYSDFEVENEEVLKTREGNVLALFNSTQHLEIAIYKANPKTIGGAKSLLGLTQGSAVRVTFFEPLKKEPQF, encoded by the coding sequence ATGAATGCTATTATAACTTTAACAACCGATTTTGGACACAAAGACCACTATGTGGGTGCTGTGAAAGGGCGCTTGTTAAGTGAAAATAGAGATTTTATTATTGTAGACATTTCGCACGATATTGATTTGTTTAACGTGCAAGAAGCTAGTTATGTTATAGAAAGTGCTTATGCTAATTTCCCTAAAGGCACCGTTCATGTAATTGGTGTGGATTGCGAAAAAACAGCTTTTAACCGCCACGTTGTTATGTTATGGCAAGATCAATATTTTATTGCTGCAGATAACGGGGTTTTATCTTTTTTAACACACAAATACCAACCTGAAAAACTATACGAGATTAATATTCATCATCGGTATGACGAAGATACCAGTGCCATGGATATATTACTCATTGTTGCCAGCCATTTGGCTAAAGGTGGAAATTTGGATGTTATTGGGCGCCCAATTAAAGCTTTAAAAGAAATTATTGTACCCCAAGCTAATGTTGCTGCAGATAATTCGGCTTTATACGGCCAGGTTATTTACACCGACAATTACGGTAATTGTATTACCAATATTACAAAAAACCAAGTACGTGATGTTGCTAAAGGACGCGATTTTTACGTTTCGTTTGGCACCAAAAAAATTGGACGCATACATAAAAATTATTCGGATTTTGAAGTAGAAAACGAAGAAGTTTTAAAAACCCGTGAAGGAAATGTTTTGGCGCTGTTTAACTCGACTCAGCATTTAGAAATTGCCATTTACAAAGCAAACCCCAAAACCATTGGCGGAGCAAAATCGTTACTTGGTTTAACACAAGGCAGTGCCGTTCGCGTTACTTTTTTTGAGCCCTTAAAAAAAGAACCTCAATTTTAA
- a CDS encoding RHS repeat-associated core domain-containing protein, translating into MRVSYKYDETVVNTNNLTIVDTNNYYPFVLKHKGYGSPNQTPSYKYKYNGKELQDELGLNWYDYGARNYDAALGRWMNVDPLAEMFPSWSPYSYTFSNPVRYTDPTGMAPECDGCPDNASIGDVFDHPDYGQVTYNGQNWGNEQYGNIMNSIEITNSNNSDGTTESINQDYSLNLNPFNDYLKKYYKGPVRNIWPL; encoded by the coding sequence GTGCGCGTTTCTTATAAATATGATGAAACTGTCGTAAATACAAATAATTTAACCATTGTTGATACGAATAATTACTATCCTTTTGTTTTAAAACATAAAGGATATGGTAGTCCAAATCAAACACCAAGTTATAAGTATAAATATAACGGCAAAGAGTTACAAGATGAATTAGGGCTTAACTGGTATGATTACGGGGCTCGTAATTACGATGCTGCTTTAGGACGTTGGATGAATGTTGACCCATTAGCCGAAATGTTCCCGAGTTGGAGTCCATATAGTTATACCTTTAGCAACCCCGTCCGATATACCGACCCTACAGGTATGGCTCCAGAGTGTGACGGTTGCCCTGATAACGCAAGTATAGGAGATGTTTTTGACCACCCAGATTATGGGCAGGTAACCTATAATGGACAAAATTGGGGAAATGAACAATATGGAAATATTATGAATAGTATTGAAATTACTAATTCTAATAATTCAGATGGCACCACAGAATCTATAAATCAAGATTATAGTTTAAATTTAAATCCTTTTAATGACTATTTAAAAAAATATTATAAAGGTCCCGTCAGGAATATATGGCCCTTATAA
- a CDS encoding PhoH family protein encodes MNERIIELTDITPKDFWGTNDKNLEVIKALYPKLKIVARDTFLKVYGDKETLDEFEVRIQRLANHFIRYNAINTNVIERIIQSGHQELEKMDSRDQILVHGVGGKIVKAMTPNQQKLVDFVKKNDMVFAVGPAGTGKTYTGVALAVKALKEKQVKRIILTRPAVEAGENLGFLPGDMKEKLDPYMQPLYDALRDMLPPSTLEDYITKGIIQIAPLAFMRGRTLDNAFVILDEAQNTTHSQMKMFLTRMGKNAKFIITGDPGQVDLPRKTTSGLKEALLVLKDVEGIGILYLDDKDIVRHILVKRIVAAYKRIENQE; translated from the coding sequence TTGAACGAAAGAATAATTGAACTTACAGATATTACACCAAAGGATTTTTGGGGTACTAACGATAAAAATTTAGAGGTAATAAAAGCGCTTTATCCCAAACTTAAAATCGTGGCACGCGACACGTTTCTAAAAGTTTATGGCGATAAAGAAACTTTAGACGAATTCGAAGTTCGTATACAACGCCTAGCCAATCATTTCATCCGTTACAACGCAATTAATACCAATGTTATTGAGCGCATCATTCAATCGGGGCATCAAGAACTCGAAAAAATGGATTCGCGCGATCAAATTTTGGTACATGGTGTTGGGGGGAAAATTGTAAAAGCCATGACGCCCAATCAACAAAAATTGGTTGATTTTGTTAAGAAAAACGATATGGTGTTTGCTGTTGGTCCGGCCGGAACCGGAAAAACATATACCGGAGTTGCGCTTGCGGTTAAAGCATTAAAAGAAAAACAAGTTAAACGCATCATTTTAACTCGTCCGGCAGTTGAGGCAGGTGAAAACCTAGGTTTCCTACCGGGTGATATGAAAGAAAAGTTGGATCCGTATATGCAACCCTTGTACGATGCGTTGCGCGATATGCTGCCGCCATCAACTTTAGAAGATTATATTACCAAAGGCATCATTCAAATAGCGCCCTTGGCATTTATGCGCGGTCGTACTTTAGATAACGCCTTTGTAATTTTAGACGAAGCCCAGAATACAACCCATTCTCAAATGAAAATGTTTTTAACCCGTATGGGTAAAAATGCTAAATTCATTATCACCGGCGATCCTGGTCAGGTAGATTTGCCACGTAAAACAACCTCTGGTCTAAAAGAAGCGCTTTTGGTGTTAAAAGATGTTGAAGGAATTGGAATTTTATATCTCGACGATAAAGATATCGTACGCCACATATTAGTAAAACGCATTGTTGCTGCGTACAAACGCATCGAAAATCAAGAGTAA